CCATGAATTAAGCAGATCAGTGAACCGATTCGGAGTTCAGCTGAATTTGTGCGACTAGCCAGTCGGCTCGCATATCGCATTGAACCGTGAGCTGCTAATTTGGTTGTTGCAGCTCAATGGTTCAAGCCTATGTGAGCAAAATTCCATTAGCGAAATCGCTCCTGGAATAATTGATGTATATAGGTAGaagtaacattaaataatttcggttctattttacaaaacataatgttacGTTACGTTAGTaaacttaatgttattttcaggACGATGATGAAACTTACATAGCAAATGCCACATCCTGTTTTAAGtaagatgtatatttttataaaattatataacatatataattataaatacaaaaattaatttaatcttttatgtGTTTCAGTGAAACTTTTCTGGCACCGGTCAGTGAAAAACCTGAGTACTACGTCGCTGTGTCTTTGGTCATCATCGTTCTGTCAACACTACTGCCTTTTACGTGAGTATACATTTGCCTAATGGCTCTTTGTTAGAATTGTTATGAAGGTATTTATATGCTAGAACTGTAAGTTGGCTGCGAATGACGATATTACATACCATTTTAATGTATATGAAACATACTGTGGTGACAAGTCGACATACATACTATATTTTagtactaattaattaaaaaaataataaagctgTATTGCCTTTACCTATAGGATTGCGGAAGAATACGAATCAAATAAGTCAcacatcaaaatcggtcaagctcTTTAGGCTACAAGAACAAACATCTCAAATAAACTCAATCCAATACCCATTTTGTTGAAAGTTTTGATGTCTATTCTATGTTACACACTCAAAGGtcagtgtttattttttttttcaggttatTCGgtccatttaaatttatgaagcGTATCCTTTACGTCCTGGGACCTACCATATTTATACTaggcattttaataatatcttgCATTGGAGATGGCAATGGTTtgacaacattttataacagtaGCGAGATACGGAATATGGTCAACCCGAGCATATGGTACAGGGCTTTGATACAAGCTTTATTGACATCTCAGACTGCTAACGGATATCTTATTCTAGCCGGGGATTCTATTTATACGAATACGGATGTTCATTGGTAAGACAATTTACATTGTATGTGGCTACTTCCACTTAGCTGTTAGCCGCGCGGTTCTTCGCGTGATGATTTTTTCTATAGTAGTCGCGGTTGTGCCCGTGGATATAAAATGTACGATTATTACACGGCTATGTGCTTAGTGGAATTTGCATCTAAAAGCTTATTGTACGTGTGAAGAATATTTGTCACACAATACTGTCTTTGCATCTCATGTACAAGTAATTAGGATTGTCGAATATATTTACATCATAAACAGAGACTTACAATTGTTTTAGGACATCTTTAATCTTTACTGGGACGAATGTAGCATCGTTTTGGTTTGGTTTGATCTTCTGGCATGGTCTGACCTCGGGTGTGGACCACGACAGCAGTCCAGTCGCGGTCCTCGTAGATACATACAAGGCGGCAGTCGAGAGAGAACTGAACACTGCTTGGCCGATACTTATCTTCATTCTATTGTTACTCTCAGGAACTGTCACTATGGTTAGTAgttacttttatttgttttctacaATTGCATTGattattagttaaaatgtCTATGATTGTATAGacccaaaatatttaaagactaTCAAGAATTGAGTAGAGTTGGGAACAGGCCgttaaaattaagccaaaatattaaggtttataaaaaggATGAAAAGGTCATTAATAGAGGTTGAATGTTAGCTCAAGACGAAAGTACgctattaaagatttttatcgtATTCgtttttatcacattttatATGCATTAAGATGTGATTAAGTTTACTGTATAAAGTTTAGGGTAATcacataaaaatgaaaaaaaaaaacaacatatttatGACTTTTACATCCACAAGCATTGAATTTATGGTTTCGTCTATTTCAGTTAACCCTGCTGTATCCTGTATTCGACCATTGTCGTCGCTTCGGTGGTCCAAAGTGGCGATACACTGCTATTGCGTGCTCCCTGGTGAGTGTGGGCGGGGCATTGGTGGCCTTAGGAGGAGGTCTAACAGCGTTAAGTGCTATCGAAGACGTCGTAGTACCTTTGCTCATCAGTATCGCTACCATCGCCGAAGTGTTGGCGTTTCTGTTAATTTATggtaaattactttttcttatgattaattttatggCCATTCGTTTCACACTTAAAGAAAATCTGGAATTGAAAACAAAGTTGGTTCAAtagtttagattatttaaaaaacttttctttgtCCAGGTCGGAAAACATTGGTGGAAGATGTGGAATTTTTAAACGGCAAACCTTTGGCAAACTATTGGATTATTGGATGGTTTGTTACACCTGGCATAGTCTTAGCGTTTACTATATGGTGGACAGTCACTTGGTTGATTGATGATACGAAATGGCAGGAGAGTCCTTGGGAAGCCATTTTGATAGTAGCGACATTTAGTACAGCGGTGGTGATTATCGTCATCTTTGCGGCGATATCGGTGGCGAAGCAAATGCAATACGACGCACTATCGGTaagcatattttattaatgaaatataaaaattcttctatagtttttgaattaaatgatataatttatttagcaaCGCAATTGAATTATGTGATAAGATGCAAATGCTTAATCTTGTGCTCAGCGAAATGTATATAAgataatttcaacattttttcctGATCATGTACAAAAAAGGAAGAGACCTTGGTTAAAGACCTTAGcgttttttgatattattttt
This DNA window, taken from Papilio machaon chromosome Z, ilPapMach1.1, whole genome shotgun sequence, encodes the following:
- the LOC106715874 gene encoding sodium- and chloride-dependent glycine transporter 1, which gives rise to MFISSYKLKTWLNWPPVCAHLCTFAVAFSFSSTWQVPRDAFRYGGLVYAFLLTVAIVVVALPITLLQLAIGQLSQQDAVGVWRAVPFFKGVGYVRLLISMLALVYTSVYVSLTFTYLLYTVSNSIPFWECQYIVVPDDDETYIANATSCFNETFLAPVSEKPEYYVAVSLVIIVLSTLLPFTLFGPFKFMKRILYVLGPTIFILGILIISCIGDGNGLTTFYNSSEIRNMVNPSIWYRALIQALLTSQTANGYLILAGDSIYTNTDVHWTSLIFTGTNVASFWFGLIFWHGLTSGVDHDSSPVAVLVDTYKAAVERELNTAWPILIFILLLLSGTVTMLTLLYPVFDHCRRFGGPKWRYTAIACSLVSVGGALVALGGGLTALSAIEDVVVPLLISIATIAEVLAFLLIYGRKTLVEDVEFLNGKPLANYWIIGWFVTPGIVLAFTIWWTVTWLIDDTKWQESPWEAILIVATFSTAVVIIVIFAAISVAKQMQYDALSKLQASFRPSRHWGPRDPIVHYYWLARREESERNLPRTSYRRQLGQFSGNISFGHISSTVSSKTSLENKKRSNSDDWMYTEYRRKYLEQTYPEIIQHNKKRSLSLDYSTVMKANFVITDVHITREVTNIVPELNNNNPNVAVGAAPHSLHQGCCSLSYYCGKAINTGICKHPRYATEARQTQQGPEPTKFKSVK